A window of the Streptomyces formicae genome harbors these coding sequences:
- a CDS encoding AAA family ATPase produces the protein MKRYRHGLVLGKFYPPHAGHHHLVRTARDRCERLTVLVCAASVESIPLVERVAWMREVHPDVRVVGAVDDIPVDVTDPAVWDAHMAVFRAAVPGRVDAVFTSESYGDELARRFGGADSVCVDPDRTVFPVSGTAVRKDPVGCWDFLEPPVRAALARRVVVLGAESTGTTTLATALAAHYRARGGVWARTGCVPEYGREFSERKLAALRAERPGAAWSDVTFDSDDFPLIARRQTEREDAAARIGSPLLVCDTDAFATTIWHERYMAGRSSAEVAEIAARGRGDLWLLTDHRDVPFEDDGLRDGEQLRPWMTARFAAQLARTGRRFLTLTGPHEGRLATAVAAVDAVLAEGWGFADPLPERR, from the coding sequence ATGAAGCGCTACCGGCACGGGCTCGTCCTCGGCAAGTTCTATCCGCCGCACGCAGGCCACCACCATCTTGTCCGCACCGCACGCGACCGCTGCGAGCGGCTGACCGTCCTCGTCTGCGCCGCCTCCGTCGAGTCGATACCGCTGGTGGAGCGCGTCGCCTGGATGCGCGAGGTCCACCCGGACGTCCGCGTCGTGGGCGCCGTCGACGACATCCCCGTCGACGTCACCGATCCGGCCGTCTGGGACGCGCACATGGCGGTGTTCCGTGCGGCCGTCCCCGGGCGGGTCGACGCCGTCTTCACCTCGGAGTCGTACGGCGACGAGCTCGCCCGCCGCTTCGGAGGCGCCGACTCCGTCTGCGTCGACCCCGACCGCACGGTCTTCCCGGTCTCCGGCACGGCGGTCCGCAAGGATCCCGTCGGCTGCTGGGACTTCCTGGAGCCGCCGGTACGTGCCGCACTCGCCCGCCGCGTCGTCGTGCTCGGCGCCGAGTCCACCGGCACCACCACCCTGGCCACGGCGCTCGCCGCGCACTACCGGGCGCGCGGCGGGGTCTGGGCGCGCACCGGCTGCGTACCCGAGTACGGCAGGGAGTTCAGCGAGCGGAAACTCGCCGCGCTGCGCGCCGAGCGGCCCGGCGCGGCCTGGTCCGACGTCACCTTCGACTCCGACGACTTCCCGCTGATCGCCCGGCGGCAGACCGAGCGCGAGGACGCCGCCGCCCGTATCGGCTCGCCCCTGCTGGTCTGCGACACCGACGCCTTCGCGACGACGATCTGGCACGAGCGGTACATGGCCGGGCGGTCCAGCGCGGAGGTCGCCGAGATCGCGGCGCGCGGCCGCGGCGACCTGTGGCTGCTCACCGACCACCGGGACGTGCCGTTCGAGGACGACGGGCTGCGCGACGGCGAGCAGCTGCGGCCCTGGATGACCGCGCGCTTCGCCGCACAGCTCGCCCGTACCGGGCGCAGGTTCCTCACGCTGACCGGCCCGCACGAGGGGCGGCTGGCCACGGCCGTGGCCGCCGTCGACGCGGTGCTCGCCGAGGGCTGGGGCTTCGCCGACCCCCTCCCCGAGAGGAGGTGA
- the pnuC gene encoding nicotinamide riboside transporter PnuC, producing the protein MSLADVLGPVVAPLQQPLFTLLDTPVSWTEVLGFGSGALCVWLVARQHLANWPLGIANNVLFILLFTQAGLYADAGLQVVFIALAAYGWWTWTHGGGPGSDALPVRRTTRTEWTWLLAAGVVGTLALTLLLDRATDSTVPFWDALTTALSLMATYGQCRKLRESWWLWIAADIVYSPLYAYKGLYLTALLYVGFMALCVHGMRNWTRALAVQHAQQRQSAEEAAEVAA; encoded by the coding sequence GTGAGCCTCGCGGACGTACTCGGACCCGTGGTCGCACCACTGCAGCAACCGCTGTTCACCCTGCTCGACACCCCGGTCAGCTGGACCGAGGTCCTCGGCTTCGGCAGCGGAGCGCTCTGCGTCTGGCTCGTCGCCCGCCAGCACCTCGCCAACTGGCCGCTCGGCATCGCCAACAACGTCCTCTTCATCCTGCTGTTCACCCAGGCCGGCCTGTACGCCGACGCGGGGCTGCAGGTCGTCTTCATCGCCCTCGCCGCGTACGGCTGGTGGACCTGGACCCACGGGGGTGGACCAGGCTCCGACGCCCTCCCGGTGCGCCGCACTACGCGCACCGAGTGGACATGGCTGCTCGCGGCGGGGGTGGTGGGAACCCTCGCACTGACGCTGCTCCTGGACCGCGCCACCGACTCCACCGTCCCCTTCTGGGACGCGCTGACCACCGCGCTCTCCCTCATGGCGACCTACGGGCAGTGCCGCAAGCTGCGGGAGTCCTGGTGGCTGTGGATCGCCGCGGACATCGTCTACAGCCCCCTGTACGCGTACAAGGGGCTGTACCTCACGGCGCTGCTGTACGTGGGCTTCATGGCCCTGTGCGTGCACGGCATGCGCAACTGGACGCGCGCCCTGGCCGTACAGCACGCACAGCAACGGCAGTCGGCGGAAGAGGCCGCGGAGGTGGCGGCATGA
- a CDS encoding pseudouridine synthase translates to MRSSGRNSSGRGNYRGAGNQRDDQQKRAGKPRPEERRYDVGGSTEGGAGPKKGRGAAARGGAKGGPKQSPQRGGGRTTPARSREYEARAEERNRERYANKPQIKTPKTFGDEEGERLQKVLARAGMGSRRACEELIDAGRVEVNGEVVIEQGVRVDPEKDEIKVDGLTVATQSYLFFALNKPAGVVSTMEDPDGRQCLGDYVTNRETRLFHVGRLDTETEGIILLTNHGELAHRLTHPKYGVKKTYVAAIQGPLPREVGKRLKDGIQLEDGYARADHFRVVEQIGKNYLVEVVLHEGRKHIVRRMLAEAGFPVDKLVRTAFGPIALGDQKSGWLRRLTNTEVGMLMKEVGL, encoded by the coding sequence ATGCGAAGCAGCGGCAGGAACAGCAGCGGACGCGGCAACTACCGGGGAGCCGGTAACCAGCGCGACGACCAGCAGAAGCGCGCGGGCAAGCCCCGTCCCGAGGAGCGCCGCTACGACGTAGGCGGGTCCACCGAGGGCGGCGCAGGGCCGAAGAAGGGCCGCGGCGCGGCCGCCCGCGGCGGCGCCAAGGGCGGTCCGAAGCAGTCCCCGCAGCGCGGCGGCGGCCGCACCACCCCGGCCCGCTCCCGCGAGTACGAGGCCCGCGCCGAGGAGCGCAACCGGGAGCGCTACGCGAACAAGCCTCAGATCAAGACCCCGAAGACCTTCGGTGACGAGGAGGGCGAGCGGCTGCAGAAGGTGCTCGCCCGCGCCGGCATGGGCTCGCGCCGCGCCTGCGAGGAGCTGATCGACGCCGGCCGCGTGGAGGTCAACGGCGAGGTCGTGATCGAGCAGGGCGTCCGGGTCGACCCGGAGAAGGACGAGATCAAGGTCGACGGCCTGACCGTCGCCACCCAGTCGTACCTGTTCTTCGCGCTGAACAAGCCCGCCGGTGTCGTCTCCACCATGGAGGATCCGGACGGCCGCCAGTGCCTCGGCGACTACGTCACCAACCGCGAGACCCGCCTCTTCCACGTCGGCCGGCTCGACACCGAGACCGAGGGCATCATCCTGCTCACCAACCACGGCGAGCTGGCCCACCGCCTCACCCACCCCAAGTACGGCGTCAAGAAGACCTATGTCGCCGCCATCCAGGGCCCCCTCCCGCGCGAGGTCGGCAAGCGCCTCAAGGACGGCATCCAGCTGGAGGACGGGTACGCGCGCGCGGACCACTTCCGCGTCGTCGAGCAGATCGGCAAGAACTACCTGGTCGAGGTCGTTCTCCACGAGGGCCGCAAGCACATCGTGCGCCGCATGCTCGCCGAGGCGGGCTTCCCGGTCGACAAGCTCGTCCGCACGGCCTTCGGGCCGATCGCGCTCGGCGACCAGAAGTCGGGCTGGCTGCGCCGTCTGACCAACACCGAGGTCGGCATGCTGATGAAGGAAGTCGGCCTCTAA